A window of Dickeya zeae NCPPB 2538 contains these coding sequences:
- a CDS encoding SMP-30/gluconolactonase/LRE family protein — protein sequence MFTAATHVRNELGECPVWCEKTSSLYWTDIEGSELLSIRENSSVISRWPLPERLGSFALTDNTDILLMGLASRLGYYNLRSHLFTELAASPGAPGTRINDGRCDRAGNFVFGTMHEGSPVQPIGKFHRLNASTLETETLDLPAVAIPNSICFSPDGRTMYYSDSLQGRIFCCDYPSLSNQRLFAEIDADGAPDGSCIDAQGYLWNAEWGGSRVVRYSPAGEPDRILPSPGIQMTCPVLGGRALDTLYCTSARVGLSAPTEYDGALFQAKSPVFPGLPESRFASVSDDAHSIDLSENQCVNS from the coding sequence ATGTTTACTGCTGCGACGCATGTCAGAAATGAACTGGGAGAGTGCCCGGTGTGGTGCGAAAAGACGAGCAGCCTGTACTGGACAGATATTGAGGGTAGCGAGCTGCTCTCCATCCGGGAAAATAGCAGTGTAATCAGTCGCTGGCCCTTACCGGAACGGCTCGGCTCGTTTGCACTGACGGATAACACAGACATATTGCTAATGGGGCTTGCATCCCGCCTGGGCTATTACAACCTGCGAAGCCACCTCTTTACCGAGCTTGCTGCGTCACCCGGCGCACCGGGAACGCGTATTAACGATGGCCGCTGCGATCGTGCCGGAAACTTTGTCTTTGGCACGATGCACGAAGGCAGTCCTGTGCAGCCCATCGGTAAATTTCACCGGCTGAACGCCAGCACGCTGGAAACGGAGACGCTGGACTTGCCCGCTGTCGCCATTCCTAACAGCATTTGCTTCAGCCCCGATGGCCGAACCATGTATTACAGCGATTCCTTACAAGGGCGGATTTTCTGCTGTGATTACCCTTCGCTCAGCAATCAGCGACTTTTTGCCGAGATTGACGCAGACGGTGCGCCGGATGGCTCCTGCATTGATGCGCAGGGCTATCTATGGAACGCCGAGTGGGGCGGTAGCCGGGTTGTGCGTTACAGTCCCGCAGGAGAACCAGACCGCATTTTGCCCTCTCCAGGCATCCAGATGACCTGTCCGGTACTGGGGGGGAGAGCACTCGACACGCTCTATTGTACCAGTGCACGCGTAGGCCTTTCTGCGCCAACCGAATATGACGGCGCGTTATTTCAGGCCAAGTCACCCGTATTTCCCGGATTGCCAGAAAGCCGGTTTGCGTCAGTGTCTGACGACGCACACTCCATCGACTTATCAGAAAATCAGTGCGTTAATTCATAA
- a CDS encoding M20/M25/M40 family metallo-hydrolase, with translation MFRGKKRLLVSVLGALALAGSAQAQQWVMTPTEGLNFAKASFPEYLEGLTLSNDTDVAADIQRNLNWLDKAFQKRGFTTQQLANGAHPMLYAEWGPIQPNRPTVLFLMHFDGQSASASDWTSDPWKPTLKMKDARGIWMPQPNDRLMQPGLDPEWRVFGRSASDGKGVISMFLTAVDAIKSARITPTVNIKVLLDSEEERGSPHLTAVVNQNAARIKNDGVVIFNGGVNTNNKPVITFGYRGSIQIDMTVFGPDPAAHSGAFGNVIINPVQQMATLLAGLKDADGRVTLPGFYDRVKLTDEEHKQLAAQAPQPGTIESRYGVTQLEKMAPNPVEAVQYPSLDVIGFRAGDTGRKAVYAIPSTATASINIRTVPETSPDYLYDLLKKYVMSKGFYIVRSDSPSLQERNHNARLISMSMMTSSGSSFAVRTQMASPLAKWAMDGVKAPIKGDPEKNRMLGVSPPINGALAALKNAFAVVSLVNADNSSYGADENIRIGNYIDGIRVMVSMLTTPFPEEEKAK, from the coding sequence ATGTTTCGTGGCAAAAAACGCCTGTTGGTCAGCGTGCTCGGCGCGTTGGCGCTGGCAGGCTCTGCTCAGGCACAGCAGTGGGTCATGACGCCCACTGAAGGCCTGAATTTCGCTAAGGCCAGCTTCCCCGAATATCTTGAAGGTCTGACGCTCAGTAACGATACCGATGTCGCCGCTGATATTCAGCGTAACCTCAATTGGCTGGATAAGGCGTTCCAAAAGCGCGGATTCACCACCCAGCAATTGGCTAACGGCGCACACCCGATGTTGTATGCGGAGTGGGGTCCGATCCAGCCTAATCGCCCGACAGTGCTGTTTCTGATGCACTTTGACGGCCAATCCGCCAGTGCCTCTGACTGGACGTCGGATCCCTGGAAACCCACGCTGAAAATGAAAGATGCTCGCGGAATCTGGATGCCGCAGCCCAATGATCGGCTGATGCAACCGGGGTTGGATCCGGAGTGGCGTGTCTTTGGACGCTCGGCGTCGGATGGGAAAGGCGTGATTTCGATGTTCCTGACAGCAGTCGACGCGATTAAAAGCGCCCGTATCACGCCGACGGTCAACATCAAGGTGTTACTCGACTCTGAAGAGGAGCGCGGGTCGCCGCACCTGACGGCGGTGGTCAACCAGAATGCCGCCCGGATTAAAAACGACGGCGTAGTGATTTTCAATGGCGGGGTGAACACCAATAACAAACCGGTGATCACCTTCGGTTATCGCGGGTCGATACAGATTGATATGACCGTCTTCGGCCCTGACCCGGCAGCGCACAGCGGTGCATTCGGTAATGTGATTATCAACCCGGTGCAACAGATGGCGACATTGCTGGCCGGGCTTAAAGACGCTGATGGACGGGTGACCTTGCCCGGTTTCTATGACCGGGTCAAATTAACCGACGAGGAGCATAAGCAACTGGCCGCACAGGCCCCGCAGCCGGGCACGATCGAAAGCCGTTATGGGGTAACCCAACTGGAAAAAATGGCACCCAACCCGGTGGAAGCCGTGCAATACCCATCGCTGGATGTGATTGGGTTCAGGGCGGGCGATACTGGCCGTAAGGCGGTGTACGCCATTCCCTCAACCGCGACCGCCAGTATCAATATCCGCACTGTGCCTGAAACATCGCCAGATTACCTGTATGACCTGCTGAAAAAATACGTGATGTCGAAAGGGTTCTACATCGTTCGTTCGGATTCGCCCTCGTTGCAGGAACGTAATCATAATGCCCGGCTTATCTCCATGAGCATGATGACCTCGTCGGGCAGCTCCTTTGCGGTGCGCACCCAGATGGCATCGCCACTGGCGAAATGGGCGATGGACGGCGTGAAGGCACCGATAAAAGGCGACCCGGAGAAAAACCGTATGCTGGGGGTGTCGCCGCCGATTAACGGCGCACTGGCCGCGCTGAAAAACGCGTTTGCGGTGGTCTCACTGGTGAATGCGGATAACAGTTCGTATGGCGCTGATGAGAATATACGCATCGGCAACTATATCGATGGCATCCGGGTTATGGTTTCCATGCTGACAACACCGTTTCCTGAAGAGGAAAAGGCGAAGTAA
- the tyrR gene encoding transcriptional regulator TyrR has protein sequence MRLEVFCEDRIGLTRELLDLLVLRHIDLRGIEIDPAGRIYLNFTTLGFDTFRELMTEIRRIAGVSDVRTVAFMPSEREHRALNALLESMPEPVLSCDLKGKVELINAAALSLFELTQEKARTLTINQLLNDSPITRWQEQGGQPETTRVVLRGQDFLQEVTPVHLEDDKGKPTVVGALVMLKSAARMGRQLQDTPVNDEREFDHIVAVSPRMRQVVEQARKLAMLDAPLLLVGETGTGKDMLARACHLRSSRGKKPFLALNCAALPDDVMESELYGHAPGAYPNALEGKKGFFEQANGGSVLLDEVGEMSPQMQTKLLRFLNDGTFRRVGEEHEVHVDVRVICATQKNLLDLVQRGLFREDLYYRLNVLTLQLPPLRECPADVMPLVELFVARFADEQGMTRPPIAQEVRNLLPQYGWPGNVRQLKNTIYRALAQMDGGELRLHDIDLPAFQPEIAHNDDLLEGSLDDISKRFERSVLTRLYQTYPSTRKLAKRLGVSHTAIANKLREYGLSSRKGGDEDE, from the coding sequence ATGCGTCTGGAAGTATTTTGTGAAGACCGCATTGGTCTGACTCGTGAATTGCTGGATCTGCTGGTATTGCGGCATATCGACCTGCGCGGTATCGAAATTGATCCTGCGGGTCGTATCTACCTCAATTTCACCACCCTCGGTTTTGACACCTTTCGGGAACTGATGACGGAAATTCGCCGCATCGCGGGGGTCAGTGATGTGCGTACCGTGGCGTTTATGCCATCCGAACGGGAACATCGGGCGCTGAATGCCTTGCTGGAGTCGATGCCTGAGCCGGTTTTATCGTGTGACCTGAAAGGAAAAGTGGAGCTTATCAACGCGGCAGCCCTAAGCCTGTTTGAGCTGACGCAGGAAAAAGCCCGCACGCTGACCATCAACCAGTTGCTCAATGATTCCCCTATCACCCGCTGGCAAGAGCAAGGCGGCCAGCCGGAAACCACCCGTGTGGTGCTACGCGGCCAGGATTTCCTACAGGAAGTCACCCCGGTTCACCTGGAAGACGATAAAGGGAAACCGACCGTCGTCGGCGCACTGGTGATGCTGAAATCTGCTGCACGTATGGGTCGTCAGTTACAGGATACCCCCGTTAACGACGAGCGCGAGTTCGACCATATCGTGGCCGTGAGTCCACGCATGCGGCAGGTGGTGGAACAGGCACGTAAGCTGGCGATGCTGGATGCGCCGTTGTTACTGGTGGGCGAAACCGGCACCGGCAAAGATATGCTGGCCCGTGCCTGCCATCTGCGCAGTAGCCGCGGTAAGAAACCGTTTTTGGCACTCAACTGCGCCGCCTTGCCAGACGACGTGATGGAAAGCGAGCTTTACGGCCATGCGCCGGGCGCGTACCCCAACGCGCTGGAAGGCAAGAAAGGCTTCTTTGAGCAGGCGAACGGCGGTTCGGTACTGCTGGATGAAGTGGGTGAAATGTCACCGCAGATGCAGACTAAACTGCTGCGTTTTCTCAACGACGGGACGTTTCGCCGGGTAGGGGAAGAGCATGAAGTGCATGTGGATGTGCGGGTTATCTGCGCGACACAGAAAAACCTGCTCGACCTGGTGCAGCGCGGCCTGTTCCGTGAAGACCTCTACTACCGTCTGAATGTGCTGACGTTGCAACTGCCGCCGCTGCGGGAGTGCCCGGCGGATGTCATGCCGTTGGTCGAGCTGTTCGTCGCCCGCTTTGCTGATGAGCAAGGCATGACGCGTCCGCCTATCGCTCAGGAAGTGCGCAACCTGCTGCCGCAGTATGGCTGGCCGGGCAACGTGCGGCAGTTGAAAAACACCATCTATCGCGCACTGGCGCAAATGGACGGTGGCGAACTGCGCCTGCACGATATCGATTTACCGGCCTTTCAGCCGGAAATTGCCCACAATGACGATTTACTGGAAGGCTCGCTCGATGATATCAGCAAGCGGTTTGAACGCTCGGTATTAACCCGCCTTTACCAGACCTACCCGAGTACCCGTAAGCTGGCCAAACGGCTTGGCGTCTCTCACACCGCTATCGCCAACAAATTGCGGGAATATGGGCTGAGTAGCCGTAAAGGTGGGGATGAGGACGAGTAA
- a CDS encoding LysR family transcriptional regulator: MDRIQAMQIFIRVAEAGSFIHAAQTLSLPASTVTSTIKNLEKHLQVRLLNRTTRRVNLTPEGAQYLASCREILALIAHTESSLTDAIQRPQGRLRVDMPAGIAHEVITPNLEDFRRRYPDIYLMIGVSDRQVDLIQEGVDCVIRTGDLSDSTLIARPLGKLTWVTCASPAYLHAKGTPLTPDDLSHHQAIHYFSGNARRANEMRFVRGHESKTVQVNGVVAVNETGLYIQMCLDGHGLAQLAKSVVSRYLQDNRLIEVLEDWRPAGVPVTLLYPHHRFVSPALRAFTDWVAELFRNEMPAHHSEP; the protein is encoded by the coding sequence ATGGATCGCATCCAGGCCATGCAGATTTTTATACGCGTTGCGGAAGCCGGAAGTTTCATCCACGCCGCACAAACACTGTCTTTGCCGGCCTCAACGGTGACAAGCACGATTAAAAACCTCGAGAAACACCTACAGGTGCGGTTGCTGAACAGAACAACGCGGCGGGTCAACCTGACGCCAGAAGGTGCGCAGTATCTGGCGAGTTGCCGTGAAATACTTGCGCTAATTGCGCATACAGAGTCCAGCCTGACGGACGCCATACAACGGCCGCAAGGGCGTCTGCGGGTGGATATGCCCGCAGGGATTGCTCACGAGGTGATTACGCCAAATCTGGAAGATTTTCGCCGACGTTACCCGGATATCTATCTGATGATAGGCGTCAGCGATCGTCAGGTAGACCTCATTCAGGAGGGTGTGGATTGTGTGATACGCACCGGCGATCTGAGTGATTCAACACTGATAGCCCGTCCGCTTGGGAAGTTAACCTGGGTAACCTGTGCATCACCGGCGTATCTGCACGCAAAGGGAACGCCACTCACCCCTGATGATCTGTCCCACCATCAGGCTATTCATTACTTCTCGGGAAACGCCAGGCGCGCGAATGAAATGCGCTTTGTTCGCGGTCATGAAAGCAAAACTGTTCAGGTTAACGGCGTGGTGGCAGTGAATGAAACCGGCCTTTATATACAGATGTGCCTTGACGGACATGGGCTGGCACAGCTAGCGAAAAGCGTGGTATCCCGCTATCTGCAGGACAACAGGCTGATTGAAGTGCTGGAGGATTGGCGACCAGCTGGCGTGCCGGTGACGTTGCTTTATCCACATCACCGTTTCGTTTCGCCAGCACTACGCGCATTCACTGACTGGGTTGCTGAACTGTTCCGCAACGAGATGCCTGCACATCACTCCGAGCCCTGA
- a CDS encoding aldo/keto reductase: protein MKMRRLGSQGLVVSEMGLGCMGMSHGYGQIAAREDMTTLIHKAIELGCNLFDTAPIYGFENEALLGEALKDNKEAVIIATKFGVTGLENIQGQLTPIVDSRPESIRKQVDGSLKRLQVDCIDLLYQHRIDPNVEPEVVAGVMEELITEGKINYWGLSNSPVEYIRRAHAVCPVTAIEDQYSMMWRKPENVLFQVCEELDIGFMAYSPLGNGFLSGKITKETTYQDGDFRGLMGRFKPDVIARNQALLDLIAKMAERKNVTSAQVVLAWQLAQKPYLVPLPGTTKLHRLEENFKAVDVQLNQSELAEINETLSQIDIDETFF from the coding sequence ATGAAAATGAGAAGGTTAGGCTCGCAAGGTCTGGTTGTTTCAGAGATGGGGCTGGGCTGTATGGGGATGAGTCATGGTTATGGACAAATCGCCGCGCGCGAGGACATGACGACGTTAATACATAAAGCTATCGAATTAGGCTGCAATCTTTTTGATACAGCACCTATTTATGGATTTGAAAATGAAGCGTTATTAGGTGAGGCGCTGAAGGATAATAAAGAGGCTGTCATCATCGCGACGAAATTTGGGGTGACGGGGCTGGAGAATATTCAGGGTCAGCTCACGCCAATCGTCGATAGCCGTCCGGAATCGATTAGAAAACAAGTAGACGGCTCTTTAAAACGGTTGCAGGTAGATTGTATCGATTTGCTCTACCAACATCGTATTGATCCGAATGTAGAGCCAGAAGTGGTGGCTGGCGTCATGGAGGAATTAATCACCGAAGGGAAAATTAACTATTGGGGGTTATCAAACTCACCCGTCGAATATATCCGACGCGCTCATGCTGTCTGTCCTGTTACGGCCATCGAAGACCAATATTCAATGATGTGGCGTAAGCCCGAGAATGTGTTGTTTCAGGTTTGCGAAGAACTGGATATTGGATTTATGGCATACAGCCCTTTAGGTAACGGATTTCTCAGTGGAAAAATCACCAAAGAGACAACCTATCAGGACGGTGATTTTAGAGGCCTGATGGGGCGATTTAAACCCGACGTGATTGCGCGTAATCAGGCCTTATTAGATTTAATTGCGAAAATGGCGGAGCGGAAAAATGTCACTTCTGCACAGGTGGTTCTCGCCTGGCAACTGGCGCAAAAGCCTTACCTTGTTCCTCTTCCCGGCACCACAAAACTGCATCGATTAGAAGAAAATTTCAAAGCCGTCGATGTTCAGTTGAACCAGTCTGAGTTAGCGGAAATTAATGAAACATTATCCCAAATCGACATCGATGAAACATTTTTTTAA
- a CDS encoding GNAT family N-acetyltransferase: protein MFPLLTERLSLRPFMPSDAVALFDAIRESIESVGRWLPWCVPDYDLPMAQSWITFCEQLRREGTAFDLVITDRTTGDLLGSIAINNISKAYRLGNIGYWVRQSAQGQGVVPEALREVVPFGFGTLGLTRLEIIAAEENHASRQVAKKIGAHFEGLLRNRIIIHDQPVTAALYSLIPGDVLAH, encoded by the coding sequence ATGTTCCCACTGCTAACCGAGCGTTTGAGTCTGCGCCCGTTCATGCCCTCTGACGCCGTCGCGCTATTTGACGCCATCCGTGAATCGATAGAATCCGTAGGACGCTGGCTACCGTGGTGCGTGCCCGATTACGATCTGCCAATGGCACAAAGCTGGATAACCTTCTGCGAACAACTACGTCGTGAAGGCACCGCCTTTGATCTGGTGATCACCGACCGTACTACTGGCGATCTGTTGGGTTCCATCGCTATCAACAATATCAGCAAAGCCTACCGACTCGGCAATATTGGTTATTGGGTTCGCCAGTCTGCACAGGGCCAGGGAGTCGTTCCTGAAGCGCTACGAGAAGTGGTGCCATTTGGTTTCGGCACGCTGGGGCTGACACGGCTGGAAATCATCGCCGCCGAAGAAAACCACGCCAGCCGTCAGGTCGCAAAGAAAATCGGCGCTCATTTCGAAGGGTTGCTGCGCAACCGGATTATTATCCATGACCAGCCGGTCACCGCCGCACTCTACTCGCTCATCCCCGGGGATGTGCTGGCTCATTGA
- a CDS encoding amidohydrolase family protein, giving the protein MTDYNRNIVHHTTEPLARTLIRGATILSMDSERGNKVRGDILIEGSTIKAVGENLDGRDAAIIDATNMIAMPGMVDTHRHSWEGQLRRINPNAATLEDYCNATHFSFAKYYRPADMYIGNLITALGCIDAGITTVIDNSHNSRSGAHADAAVEALLDAGIRAVHASGAPVSGEWDRAHWPGNWQRLQEKYFRNNPDSLVSLAVMAQLEPEMWAEARRLGLPIITEFFGGEMAAELEGLHQKGLLGPDNIFNHCTSLPDAGWEILREAGVRVNVCPRSDAHYGIEDGMFAMQSALRHGINPGLSVDNETSYSGDMFMEMRVAFYLQRVMGMHQHQHCGAAHTPVTLQAHTLLKAATLDGAACAGLQEKIGSLTPGKQADLILIRTDDLNLYPSSNALGTVVHAAERSNIDTVMIGGRIVKQGGKVLGVDSEQLRAAIDESRQHLFAAAGYQPDMFAETFLALQRAH; this is encoded by the coding sequence ATGACGGATTACAACAGGAATATCGTACATCACACGACAGAACCTCTCGCCCGGACGCTGATCCGCGGTGCCACTATCCTGAGCATGGATAGCGAGAGGGGGAATAAGGTGCGCGGAGATATTCTCATCGAGGGCTCCACCATCAAGGCTGTAGGTGAAAACCTGGATGGCCGCGATGCGGCCATTATTGATGCAACCAACATGATTGCGATGCCGGGCATGGTCGATACCCATCGCCACTCCTGGGAAGGTCAACTGCGCCGAATCAATCCCAATGCCGCCACGCTTGAGGATTATTGCAATGCCACGCACTTTTCCTTTGCCAAATACTATCGCCCCGCTGACATGTACATCGGCAACCTGATTACCGCTCTGGGTTGCATCGATGCTGGTATCACCACGGTGATTGATAACTCGCACAACAGCCGCTCCGGTGCACACGCTGATGCCGCTGTTGAAGCGTTGCTTGATGCTGGCATTCGTGCTGTTCATGCGTCGGGGGCACCCGTTAGCGGAGAGTGGGACCGAGCGCACTGGCCCGGTAACTGGCAACGCCTGCAGGAAAAATATTTCAGGAATAACCCTGACAGCCTGGTTTCTCTTGCGGTGATGGCCCAGTTGGAGCCAGAAATGTGGGCCGAAGCTCGCAGGTTGGGCCTGCCGATTATTACTGAATTCTTCGGTGGTGAGATGGCGGCGGAGCTGGAAGGACTACACCAAAAGGGGTTGCTCGGCCCGGATAATATCTTTAACCACTGCACCTCACTGCCAGACGCCGGGTGGGAAATCCTGCGCGAGGCGGGCGTGCGGGTAAACGTATGCCCACGGTCAGATGCCCACTACGGCATTGAAGACGGTATGTTTGCCATGCAGTCAGCCCTGCGCCACGGTATCAACCCCGGTCTCAGCGTCGATAACGAGACCTCTTACAGTGGCGATATGTTTATGGAGATGCGCGTGGCGTTTTATCTCCAGCGTGTTATGGGCATGCACCAGCACCAGCACTGTGGTGCCGCGCATACGCCGGTTACGCTTCAGGCTCATACCCTGCTAAAAGCCGCCACGCTTGACGGTGCCGCCTGTGCAGGGTTGCAGGAAAAAATCGGCAGCCTGACCCCCGGAAAACAGGCGGACCTGATACTGATCCGAACCGATGACCTCAACCTTTATCCATCCAGCAATGCGCTGGGTACCGTCGTTCATGCGGCGGAGCGCAGCAATATCGATACGGTGATGATCGGCGGACGTATCGTCAAGCAGGGCGGCAAGGTGCTGGGTGTTGATAGCGAACAGCTTCGAGCGGCGATTGATGAATCCCGTCAACACCTGTTTGCGGCGGCCGGTTATCAGCCTGATATGTTTGCTGAAACATTCCTGGCGCTGCAGCGGGCACACTGA
- a CDS encoding MFS transporter — translation MDSSFTERSAPTVYAVNHPLPFHILAARIDALPPSWGLWRFIILLSLGGFFELYDLFQTAYISTGLMNENIFHAGQAGLLGVSDQATFACVTFLGLFVGASVLAPQADKLGRRSTFMFALAWYGAFSLLMAFQHQAQGVILCRFLVGIGLGVELVTIDTYLSEWMPTHLRNRAFALAFFMQFLSVPAVALMSWWLVPHQFWGLSGWRYVVIIGALCSLVVWLLRRNLMESARWLVSRGRYREAEQVMTAMEHRCGVQPGETLTPPQSVIISPSRGRFRDIWSPRYRRRTLMLMVMNVFQAIGFFGFGNWLPTLLAGQGATVTHSLLYAFFITLAYPLGSLLCCWYIGKLENKWHIVLSSLMTVVCGTLFAFQTQPLWLIVCGFLVAYSNAWLTISYHAYQTEVFPTAIRARGVGFCYSFSRLSTAFSSLLIGLILQHYDTSGVLAFIIISMLTVVVTVGVFGPRTRGVRLENI, via the coding sequence ATGGATTCCAGCTTTACTGAACGCAGTGCGCCGACGGTTTATGCGGTCAATCATCCACTTCCGTTCCATATACTGGCGGCGCGCATTGACGCCTTGCCCCCGTCATGGGGGTTATGGCGCTTCATCATCCTGCTGTCGCTGGGCGGATTCTTTGAACTCTACGACCTATTTCAGACGGCGTATATCAGCACCGGTCTGATGAACGAGAACATCTTTCATGCCGGTCAGGCAGGATTGCTGGGCGTATCGGATCAGGCGACTTTCGCCTGCGTCACCTTCCTTGGCTTATTCGTCGGGGCCAGTGTGCTGGCTCCACAGGCCGACAAACTGGGGCGACGCAGCACATTCATGTTTGCGCTGGCGTGGTACGGCGCGTTCTCGTTGCTGATGGCGTTCCAACATCAGGCACAAGGGGTGATCCTCTGTCGCTTTTTGGTGGGGATTGGGCTGGGGGTGGAATTGGTCACCATCGATACCTATCTGTCTGAATGGATGCCGACCCACCTGCGCAACCGGGCGTTCGCGCTGGCCTTCTTCATGCAGTTCCTCTCGGTACCGGCGGTGGCGCTGATGTCGTGGTGGCTGGTGCCGCACCAGTTCTGGGGGCTGTCTGGCTGGCGTTATGTGGTGATTATCGGTGCGCTGTGTTCACTGGTGGTGTGGTTGTTGCGGCGCAATCTGATGGAGTCGGCGCGCTGGCTGGTGTCACGCGGGCGTTATCGGGAAGCCGAACAGGTGATGACGGCGATGGAACACCGCTGCGGTGTGCAGCCGGGTGAAACGTTGACGCCGCCGCAGTCGGTCATCATCTCCCCATCACGCGGCCGCTTTCGTGATATCTGGTCGCCGCGTTACCGACGCCGAACCCTGATGCTGATGGTGATGAATGTGTTTCAGGCCATCGGTTTTTTCGGTTTCGGTAACTGGCTGCCGACGCTGCTGGCAGGGCAGGGAGCCACCGTCACCCACAGCCTGCTGTACGCCTTTTTTATTACGCTGGCCTATCCGCTCGGGTCACTACTGTGCTGCTGGTACATCGGGAAACTCGAAAATAAATGGCACATTGTGTTGTCGTCACTGATGACGGTGGTATGCGGTACCCTGTTTGCCTTTCAGACCCAACCGCTGTGGTTGATTGTCTGCGGGTTTCTGGTCGCTTACTCCAACGCCTGGCTGACCATCAGCTATCATGCCTACCAGACCGAGGTCTTTCCCACCGCGATTCGCGCTCGCGGCGTCGGCTTTTGCTACTCGTTCAGCCGCCTGTCTACCGCGTTCAGTAGTCTGCTCATCGGGTTGATTTTACAGCACTACGATACCAGTGGCGTGCTGGCGTTTATCATCATCAGTATGTTAACCGTGGTGGTCACCGTCGGGGTATTTGGCCCGCGAACCCGTGGCGTTCGGCTGGAAAATATCTGA
- a CDS encoding DMT family transporter encodes MSAVYYLIAFAAGLGITLQTTLNSQLARGLGGDPVTAALFSFAAGAFSLGVYSLLRGGFFTSLAVIPSQPLWSLTGGLIGACALFSYVVLTPKIGFSALLGLAIAGQLLSSQVIDHFGLLGAIRRPVSVSKLGGLLIMLSGLAISLFGDRLVSLFLN; translated from the coding sequence ATGAGCGCGGTTTATTACTTGATTGCTTTTGCCGCAGGCCTGGGGATTACGCTACAGACGACCCTCAACAGCCAGCTTGCCAGAGGGCTGGGGGGTGACCCGGTTACCGCCGCGCTGTTTTCCTTCGCTGCCGGGGCGTTCAGCCTCGGGGTTTACTCGCTGCTGCGAGGGGGATTCTTCACCTCGCTTGCCGTCATCCCGTCGCAACCGTTATGGAGTCTGACTGGTGGCCTGATTGGCGCTTGCGCGCTGTTCAGCTATGTCGTGCTCACCCCGAAAATTGGTTTTTCAGCCCTGCTCGGGCTTGCCATTGCCGGGCAATTACTTTCATCACAGGTGATTGACCACTTTGGCCTGCTGGGTGCCATTCGAAGGCCAGTGTCGGTCAGCAAACTGGGTGGATTACTGATCATGCTGAGCGGGCTTGCTATCTCGTTGTTCGGCGATCGGTTGGTATCGCTCTTTCTGAACTGA